The window GGGGTGTGCAGTATGTTGGCAATTAGTGAGGTCTTGTTACAGGAACATGATATCGAGACCTTTGATGCGTTTTTGAAAATTGTGCGTGAACGGGCGCAAGCGGGCGAGGTGTTTCTGCAGATTGATGTGAAGCCGCCTTATGGTGATACTCCTGAGGATTGGGAAGAAAGGGTTGAAGCGGCGTTTTACTCGACTCGATAGAAAGGGTGCGTATCACGCACCATGGTTTTGATGGATTCCCGCCTGCGCGGGAATGACAGAGGTAGGGTGCGTATCACGCACCATGTTGTAATGTACAACCCGAGGTTCC is drawn from Gammaproteobacteria bacterium and contains these coding sequences:
- a CDS encoding sulfur relay protein DsrC, whose product is MLAISEVLLQEHDIETFDAFLKIVRERAQAGEVFLQIDVKPPYGDTPEDWEERVEAAFYSTR